The Saccharomyces mikatae IFO 1815 strain IFO1815 genome assembly, chromosome: 13 genome has a segment encoding these proteins:
- the CIK1 gene encoding Cik1p (similar to Saccharomyces cerevisiae CIK1 (YMR198W) and VIK1 (YPL253C); ancestral locus Anc_6.289): MSNSKIPKLSFHCDTSSASRDFPKKKRQKKEMDMALAPNNNKLNILQGSGAGLRRCYADDSSAMRKKKLTFGGDPRVIERVKNNERKVRKDIDSLLNAISEIEKESVRVLDREIPGITLELDAKVRACRELQKEIDGLSTEMDLKDNQCDLQRRNVELSSKNIVSMHAVTVQEFENDLEEELSNAKREWTYKLMEVENLKPDEKLTGEMRHLKAEFEEVNRKLFILQNENEKKCREYESELNNNFEIFKKTKNDARIDLDEEQERLTKVLKDVQDIHAELKENIKICADEFDEFEKKAREAEMNFCNMELAVVPLRKELASKAQALTQVQEIKKQVEEKANAWRKKYAGELDKVQQELYTRQNLATSIEEIKGYTRCFAYANERDMPKEFHVNYVDQCICQNNGEKRVQAFDRVILEEIHKDHTRLYNECVPFLEKYISKLVSCSIVVVSQQRAAPMKMTLLKQIVEQYGEGYKMTLKTVRFDGSIKRNDVRLNSLAQIRDLSQDEECMNVLTLDTKLRKDEESDSMNIYIGNITASQLSKGLEEAPSILSHVLTKTKQCFVFRINGSENIEKALALAGILKETIRLPQLD, encoded by the coding sequence ATGAGTAATTCCAAAATACCCAAACTTTCCTTTCATTGTGATACTAGCAGTGCTTCTCGAGATTtcccaaagaaaaaacgtcagaaaaaagagatggACATGGCACTAGCTccaaataacaataaattGAACATACTACAGGGCTCCGGAGCTGGACTGCGACGTTGCTACGCAGATGACTCTTCCGCTATGCGTAAGAAGAAACTAACCTTTGGAGGTGACCCCAGGGTTATTGAGAGAgtaaaaaacaatgaacGTAAGGTTAGAAAGGATATAGACTCGTTATTGAACGCTATCTCTGAGATTGAAAAGGAATCTGTTCGTGTTCTTGACAGAGAAATACCTGGGATAACGCTAGAGTTAGATGCTAAGGTCAGAGCATGTAGAGAGCtacaaaaggaaattgaTGGGCTGTCAACTGAGATGGACTTGAAGGATAATCAATGTGATTTGCAAAGAAGGAATGTTGAACTTTCGTCAAAAAATATAGTATCTATGCATGCCGTAACAGTTCAAGAGTTTGAAAACGatctagaagaagaattatcGAATGCTAAAAGAGAATGGACGTACAAATTGATGGAAgtagaaaatttgaaaccTGATGAAAAGTTAACTGGTGAAATGCGACATCTTAAGGCAGAATTCGAAGAGGTCAATAGgaaattatttattttacaaaatgaaaatgagaaaaagtGTAGAGAATATGAAAGTGAGCTGAATAATAATTTCgagattttcaaaaagacCAAGAACGATGCTAGGATTGATTTAGATGAGGAGCAAGAAAGGCTTACTAAAGTTTTAAAAGATGTACAAGACATCCATGCCGAAttaaaagagaatattAAGATATGTGCAGATGAGTTTGACgagtttgaaaaaaaagccagAGAAGCAGAAATGAACTTCTGCAACATGGAACTTGCCGTTGTTCCACTTAGAAAAGAACTCGCTTCTAAAGCACAAGCATTGACGCAAGTACAGGAGATTAAAAAACAAGTCGAAGAGAAAGCAAATGCTTGGAGGAAGAAGTATGCTGGTGAATTAGATAAGGTTCAACAGGAACTATACACACGACAGAACTTAGCCACttcaattgaagaaattaaaggcTATACCCGATGCTTTGCCTATGCTAATGAACGTGACATGCCCAAAGAATTTCATGTCAACTATGTAGACCAGTGTATTTGCCAGAATAATGGTGAAAAACGTGTACAAGCGTTTGATAGAGTCATCCTCGAAGAGATTCATAAGGATCATACACGGTTATATAACGAATGCGTTccatttttggaaaaatacATCAGTAAGTTGGTCAGCTGCAGCATTGTAGTGGTTTCGCAACAGCGTGCAGCCCCTATGAAGATGACTTTGTTGAAACAGATAGTTGAACAATATGGTGAAGGTTACAAGATGACGTTGAAAACTGTCCGCTTCGATGGGAGCATCAAACGCAATGACGTTAGATTAAATAGCCTCGCACAGATCAGAGATCTGTCACAAGATGAAGAATGCATGAACGTTTTAACTTTAGATACCaaattaagaaaagatgaagaatccGACTcaatgaatatatatatcggTAATATAACCGCTTCACAACTGAGTAAAGGGCTCGAAGAGGCTCCCTCAATCCTTTCGCATGTACTTACTAAAACAAAACAGTGCTTCGTCTTCAGGATCAACGGTAGTGAAAACATCGAGAAGGCTTTGGCCCTAGCGGGAATactaaaagaaacaataaGGTTACCTCAGCTGGATTGA
- the ERG2 gene encoding C-8 sterol isomerase ERG2 (similar to Saccharomyces cerevisiae ERG2 (YMR202W); ancestral locus Anc_6.300), producing the protein MRFFPLLSLIGVAGYIMNVLFTTWLPTNYMFDPKTLNEICNSVISKHNATDNNSTEYLLQDIRDALASHYGDEYINKYVREEWIFNNAGGAMGQMIILHASVSEYLIIFGTAVGTEGHTGVHFADDYFTILHGTQIAALPYATEAEVYTPGMTHHLKKGYAKQYSMPGGSFALELAQGWIPCMLPFGFLDTFSSTLDLYTLYRTVYLTARDMGKNLLQNGKF; encoded by the coding sequence ATGAGGTTTTTTCCGCTCCTTTCGCTGATTGGTGTTGCAGGCTACATTATGAACGTGCTGTTCACTACTTGGTTGCCAACCAATTACATGTTTGATCCAAAAACTCTGAACGAAATATGTAACTCGGTCATCAGCAAACACAACGCAACAGACAACAACTCCACTGAATATCTGCTACAAGATATCAGAGACGCACTTGCCTCTCATTACGGGGACGAATACATCAACAAGTACGTCAGAGAAGAATGGATTTTCAACAATGCGGGTGGGGCAATGGGCCAAATGATCATTCTACATGCATCTGTATCCGAGTATCTAATTATATTCGGCACGGCTGTTGGTACAGAAGGTCACACCGGTGTTCACTTTGCCGATGACTACTTCACCATCTTACATGGTACGCAAATCGCGGCTTTGCCATATGCCACCGAAGCAGAAGTCTACACTCCTGGTATGACCCACCACTTGAAGAAGGGATACGCCAAACAATATAGCATGCCAGGTGGCTCCTTTGCCCTGGAACTGGCTCAAGGCTGGATCCCATGCATGTTGCCATTTGGGTTTTTGGACACTTTCTCCAGTACCCTTGATTTATATACTCTATATAGAACTGTCTACTTGACTGCTAGGGACATGGGTAAGAACTTATTGCAAAACGGAAAGTTCTAA
- the CLN1 gene encoding cyclin CLN1 (similar to Saccharomyces cerevisiae CLN1 (YMR199W) and CLN2 (YPL256C); ancestral locus Anc_6.293): MNHSEMKTGLIVTAKQTYYPIELSNAELLTHYETIQEYHDEISQNVLVQSSKTKPDIKLIDQQPEMNPHQTRDAIVTFLYQLSVMTRVSNGIFFHAVRFYDRYCSKRVVLKDQAKLVVGTCLWLAAKTWGGCNHIINNVSVPTGGRFYGPNPRARIPRLSELVHYCGGSDLFDESMFIQMERHILDTLNWDVYEPMINDYILNVDENCLIQYELYKNQLQNDSSNSKEWSSKRKSQSSDDSDATVEEHISGSPQSAGLDGDTTAMDEDEELNSKIKLINLKRFLIDLSCWQYDLLKFELYEICNGMFSIINKITNQDQGPFLSMPIGNDINSNTQTQVFSILINGIVNSPSSLVEVYKEQYGIIPFILQVKDYNLELQKKLQLASTIDLTRKIAVNSRYFDQNASSSTVSSPSTYSSGANYTPMRNFSAQSDNSVFSTTNIDHSSPITPHMYTFNQFKNESACDSAISVSSLPSQTQNGNVPIPSNYQNMILDERNKENRMPNSLSAEIPQRAKFMTTGIFQNAEELTNRASSISLSIRNQNSSQL; encoded by the coding sequence ATGAATCACTCAGAAATGAAAACTGGGTTAATTGTCACTGCAAAGCAGACATATTATCCAATTGAATTGTCCAATGCTGAACTGCTAACTCATTACGAAACCATTCAGGAGTACCATGACGAAATCTCTCAAAACGTGTTGGTTCAATCTTCTAAGACAAAACCAGATATAAAGTTAATTGATCAGCAACCGGAAATGAATCCCCATCAAACTAGAGATGCCATAGTGACATTTTTGTACCAGCTCTCGGTGATGACTAGAGTTAGCAAtggtattttctttcatgcAGTCAGGTTTTACGATCGCTATTGCTCTAAAAGAGTAGTATTAAAAGACCAAGCCAAACTAGTTGTAGGCACTTGTCTCTGGTTAGCGGCCAAAACCTGGGGTGGATGCAACCATATTATAAACAATGTCTCAGTCCCTACAGGTGGCAGATTCTATGGTCCTAATCCAAGAGCACGTATACCACGTCTTTCCGAACTGGTTCATTATTGCGGCGGGTCCGACTTATTCGATGAATCGATGTTCATTCAAATGGAAAGACATATTTTGGATACTCTGAACTGGGACGTTTATGAGCCCATGATCAATGATTACATTTTAAATGTTGACGAAAATTGTTTGATACAATACGAACTTTATAAAAACCAGCTACAAAATGATAGTAGCAACAGCAAAGAATGGTCTAGCAAAAGAAAGTCACAATCGTCTGATGACAGTGACGCGACAGTAGAAGAACATATTAGCGGTTCACCACAAAGTGCTGGATTAGATGGTGATACGACTGCCATggacgaagatgaagagCTTAATTCCAAAATCAAATTgatcaatttgaaaagatttctcATTGATCTGAGCTGTTGGCAATACGATTTACTTAAGTTCGAATTGTACGAAATTTGCAATGGAATGTTTTCTATAATTAACAAAATCACTAACCAAGACCAAGgtccttttctttctatgCCTATCGGCAATGATATAAACTCTAACACTCAAACGCAGGTATTTAGTATTCTTATCAATGGTATAGTCAATTCCCCCTCGTCTTTAGTTGAAGTCTATAAGGAGCAATATGGTATAATACCTTTCATATTGCAAGTAAAGGACTATAACTTGGAATTACAGAAAAAACTGCAACTGGCCTCTACCATAGACCTAACGAGGAAAATTGCTGTCAATTCCCGTTACTTTGACCAAAATGCCTCTTCATCAACCGTTTCTTCTCCAAGCACATATTCATCAGGGGCCAACTATACTCCAATGAGAAATTTCAGCGCACAATCCGACAACAGTGTTTTTAGTACCACTAACATCGACCATTCATCACCAATCACACCCCACATGTACACTTTTAATcaatttaaaaatgaaagtGCTTGCGATAGCGCCATAAGTGTAAGTAGTCTACCCAGCCAAACTCAGAACGGCAACGTGCCAATACCAAGTAATTATCAGAACATGATTTTAGACGAAAGGAACAAAGAGAATCGAATGCCCAACTCATTGTCCGCCGAGATACCGCAACGTGCAAAATTCATGACGACTGGTATTTTCCAGAACGCAGAGGAACTCACTAATAGAGCGTCTTCGATATCGCTATCGataagaaatcaaaacaGTTCCCAATTGTGA
- the VTI1 gene encoding v-SNARE protein VTI1 (similar to Saccharomyces cerevisiae VTI1 (YMR197C); ancestral locus Anc_6.287): MSSLLTSYESDFKTTLEQAKTGLLEAPSQQLSQRNSTLKHVEEQQDELFDLIDQMDVEVNNSISDASERATYKAKLREWKKTIQSDIKRPLQSLVDSGDRDRLFGALNASNIDEDQRQQLLSNHAILQKSGDRLKDASRIANETEGIGSQIMMDLRSQRETLENARQTLFQADSYVDKSIKTLKTMTRRLVANKFISYAIIAVLILLILLVLFSKFK, from the coding sequence ATGAGTTCTTTATTGACATCATATGAGTCAGATTTCAAAACAACCTTAGAACAAGCAAAGACGGGCTTATTGGAAGCTCCCTCACAACAATTATCACAGAGAAATTCTACATTGAAGCATGTAGAAGAGCAACAGGATGAGTTGTTTGACTTGATAGATCAAATGGATGTGGAAGTTAATAATAGTATAAGCGATGCCTCGGAACGTGCTACGTACAAAGCGAAATTAAGAGAGTGGAAGAAGACAATACAGAGCGATATCAAAAGACCATTGCAGTCTCTAGTGGACTCAGGCGATCGCGATAGGCTTTTTGGAGCTCTTAATGCATCtaatattgatgaagacCAAAGGCAACAATTGTTGAGTAACCATGCAATCTTACAGAAATCTGGAGACAGACTGAAGGATGCCAGTAGAATAGCAAACGAAACTGAAGGAATAGGGTCACAAATAATGATGGATTTAAGATCACAGAGAGAAACCTTGGAAAATGCAAGGCAAACTTTGTTTCAAGCAGATTCATACGTGGATAAGAGTATAAAGACACTAAAAACAATGACTAGGAGGTTAGTCGCGAATAAATTCATAAGCTATGCCATTATTGCCGTGCTGATATTATTGATCCTACTAGTCTTATTCTCAAAATTTAAATAA
- the TOM40 gene encoding TOM complex pore protein TOM40 (similar to Saccharomyces cerevisiae TOM40 (YMR203W); ancestral locus Anc_6.302) has translation MSAPTPLAEASQIPTIPALSPLTAKQSKGNFFSSNPISSFVVDTYKQLHSHRQSLELVNPGTVENLNKEVSRDVFLSQYFFTGLRADLNKAFSMNPAFQTSHTFSIGSQALPKYAFSALFANDNLFAQGNIDNDLSVSGRLNYGWDKKNISKVNLQISEGQPTMCQLEQDYQASDFSVNLKTLNPSLSDKGEFTGVAVASFLQSVTPQLALGLETLYSRTDGSAPGDAGVSYLTRYVSKKQDWIFSGQLQANGALIASLWRKVAPNVEAGIETTLQAGMVPITDPLMGTPIGIQPTVEGSTTIGAKYEYRQSVYRGTLDSNGKVACFLERKVLPTLSVLFCGEIDHFKNDTKIGCGLQFETAGNQELLMLQQGLDADGNPLQALPQL, from the coding sequence ATGTCCGCACCAACTCCACTAGCAGAGGCCTCTCAAATTCCAACTATCCCGGCCCTTTCTCCCTTGACTGCGAAGCAATCCAAGGgaaatttcttctcctCAAACCCAATATCCAGCTTTGTCGTGGATACGTATAAGCAATTGCACTCTCATAGGCAATCTTTGGAGCTGGTCAACCCTGGTACTGTGGAAAATCTGAACAAAGAAGTCTCCCGTGACGTCTTTTTGtctcaatattttttcaccGGGCTAAGAGCAGACTTGAATAAGGCATTCTCCATGAATCCTGCCTTTCAAACTTCTCATACTTTCTCTATTGGTTCTCAAGCTTTGCCTAAGTACGCATTCTCCGCATTGTTTGCGAATGACAACCTTTTTGCGCAAGGTAACATCGACAACGATTTATCTGTTTCTGGTAGGCTAAACTATGGTTGGGACAAGAAAAACATTTCGAAAGTCAACTTACAAATATCAGAAGGTCAACCAACAATGTGCCAATTGGAACAAGATTACCAAGCTTCCGACTTTTCTGTAAATTTAAAGACATTGAACCCTTCATTATCTGATAAGGGTGAATTCACAGGTGTCGCTGTTGCATCTTTCCTGCAAAGTGTTACTCCTCAATTAGCTTTAGGTTTAGAAACTTTATACTCCAGAACTGACGGTAGTGCTCCAGGGGATGCTGGTGTTTCATACTTGACTCGTTACGTCTCCAAGAAGCAAGATTGGATTTTCTCGGGTCAGTTACAGGCCAACGGTGCTTTAATTGCATCACTATGGAGAAAAGTGGCACCAAATGTTGAAGCAGGTATCGAAACTACATTACAAGCTGGTATGGTCCCAATTACTGATCCATTGATGGGTACTCCAATTGGTATTCAACCTACTGTCGAAGGTTCTACTACTATTGGTGCCAAATACGAGTACAGACAATCTGTGTATCGTGGTACATTAGATTCTAATGGTAAAGTTGCATGCTTcttagaaagaaaagttctTCCAACCCTAtctgttttgttttgcGGTGAAATCGATCATTTCAAGAATGATACCAAGATAGGTTGCGGTTTGCAATTTGAAACCGCCGGTAACCAAGAATTACTAATGCTACAACAAGGCTTAGATGCCGATGGCAACCCATTGCAAGCTCTTCCTCAATTATGA
- the RAD14 gene encoding DNA repair protein RAD14 (similar to Saccharomyces cerevisiae RAD14 (YMR201C); ancestral locus Anc_6.296), which produces MFASTDIGSSHGEARVDTGKRDASVPNKSSWGKIRPSIRKQDYIEYDFATMQNLNGGYINPKDKLPNPGFADDQEMESEFGSKKQKTLEDWKREQLERKMVYENAPPPEHISKAPKCVECHINIEMDPILHDIFKLQVCKQCAKECPEKYALLTKTECKEDYFLTDPELNDEDLFHRLEKPNPHSGTFARMQLFVRCEVEAFAFKKWDGEEGLDKEWQRREEGKAQRREKKYEKKIKEMRLKTRAQEYTNRLREKKHGKAHIHHFSAPIDGGIDEDGYQIQRRRCTDCGLETEEIDI; this is translated from the coding sequence ATGTTTGCTAGTACCGACATTGGCTCCTCTCATGGAGAGGCAAGAGTTGATACAGGTAAAAGAGATGCGTCAGTGCCGAATAAGAGTTCATGGGGGAAAATCAGGCCCAGCATAAGGAAGCAAGATTACATCGAGTACGATTTTGCCACCATGCAAAACTTGAACGGTGGTTATATCAACCCTAAGGACAAGCTTCCGAATCCTGGTTTTGCTGATGATCAAGAGATGGAATCTGAATTTGGGTctaaaaagcaaaaaaccCTGGAGGACTGGAAAAGAGAACAACTAGAACGTAAAATGGTGTACGAAAACGCTCCACCTCCAGAACATATTTCAAAAGCGCCGAAATGTGTTGAATGTCATATTAATATTGAGATGGATCCTATACTACATGACATCTTCAAGCTACAAGTCTGTAAGCAGTGTGCTAAAGAGTGTCCAGAAAAATATGCACTGCTAACGAAAACGGAATGTAAGGAAGACTATTTTCTAACAGACCCTGAACTGAATGATGAAGATCTTTTCCATAGACTTGAGAAGCCGAACCCTCATTCGGGTACGTTTGCAAGAATGCAATTATTTGTTAGATGTGAAGTGGAGGCCTTTGCATTCAAGAAGTGGGATGGGGAAGAAGGCTTAGATAAAGAATGGCAGCGTCgtgaagaaggaaaagcCCAGAGAAGGGAGAAAAAGtacgaaaagaaaatcaagGAAATGCGACTGAAAACAAGGGCTCAAGAATATACCAATAGGTTAAGAGAGAAGAAGCATGGGAAAGCCCACATTCATCATTTTAGTGCCCCGATTGATGGAGgaattgatgaagatggttatcaaattcaaagacGAAGATGCACGGATTGCGGGCTAGAAACCGAAGAAATTGACATTTAA
- the ROT1 gene encoding Rot1p (similar to Saccharomyces cerevisiae ROT1 (YMR200W); ancestral locus Anc_6.294), giving the protein MWSKRFTLKKLILTSFLFTQGIHCEDESNSLYGTWSSKSNQVFTGPGFYDPVDELLIEPSLPGLSYSFTEDGWYEEATYQVSGNPRDPTCPKASLIYQHGTYNISENGTLTLNPIEVDGRQLFSDPCTDQGVSTYSRYNQTEIFKEYNVGIDPYHGIYTLQLYQFDGTPMQPLYLAYRPPMMLPTETLNPTSSAVSTDDASSNKKRSLRSLVRRSLENRHKTNAVKRESTSFLTSNAIWYISAGMLGVGSLLFLAF; this is encoded by the coding sequence ATGTGGTCGAAAAGGTTTACATTAAAGAAACTGATCTTGACCAGTTTTTTATTCACTCAGGGGATCCATTGTGAAGACGAAAGCAACTCTCTATACGGTACTTGGTCATCTAAATCGAACCAAGTCTTCACAGGACCAGGATTTTATGATCCCGTAGACGAGCTATTGATAGAGCCCTCGTTGCCTGGCCTCAGTTACTCATTCACTGAAGATGGTTGGTATGAAGAAGCTACTTATCAAGTGAGTGGTAATCCTCGTGACCCAACTTGCCCCAAGGCTTCTTTGATTTATCAACATGGTACATATAATATTTCAGAAAACGGTACTCTAACTTTGAATCCTATTGAAGTGGACGGCAGACAATTATTCAGCGATCCATGTACTGATCAAGGAGTCTCGACCTACTCTAGATACAACCAAACagaaatattcaaagaatacAATGTAGGTATAGATCCTTACCATGGTATTTACACTCTACAGTTATACCAATTTGACGGTACACCAATGCAACCATTGTACTTGGCTTATAGGCCACCAATGATGCTGCCAACAGAAACATTAAATCCAACATCGTCTGCAGTCAGCACTGACGATGCATCCTccaataagaaaagatcactCAGAAGTTTAGTGAGAAGAAGCCTAGAAAACAGACACAAGACAAATGCCgttaaaagagaaagtaCCTCATTTTTGACCTCCAATGCCATTTGGTATATTTCTGCAGGCATGCTAGGTGTCggttcattattatttttagcaTTTTAG
- the INP1 gene encoding Inp1p (similar to Saccharomyces cerevisiae INP1 (YMR204C); ancestral locus Anc_6.303) — MVLSKGETKKNSLRSTSKQEKKSQSTFQSLKQSLKLTNNKKLKQNATQLSNDTTKPLKTKNSVTSSKKSGTQGKRISTQKYSLFTYSNVQVMNSFVPIHNDVSNSNSHVRKSSQMSTYNAAEASRASLIDTQSQDSQNTIKLKPTSLMAKGPIEIYQIYTGFDKLKENMVPDQKPSKASSHGGHVVNYLSIGRHGDIVHPVLPKLQITRLNGAGFKYFISFYNPERYWEIEFLPLTSQTRSELEKSAKAFENVISKICQFSHINEEATIGNNESLSDKFTVSHTLNIESPNTEICDSDDDDLNYLLDEEDEHDSAENSLSAISNTYSDLCGQFLCLSGSTNTVSVSVNEAFKNAIRRTAPVLNIPIMAPSTHLKQQNKRYSSYSFIDTSVYLLDRHRRLERRSMSGFGDF; from the coding sequence ATGGTTTTGTCCAAGGgagaaacaaagaaaaatagcTTGAGATCTACATCaaagcaagaaaagaaatccCAGTCGACATTTCAGTCTTTGAAACAATCACTTAAACTTACTAATAATAAGAAGTTAAAACAGAATGCAACGCAACTCTCCAATGATACAACTAAGCccttgaaaacaaaaaatagtGTTACGTCCTCGAAGAAATCTGGAACACAAGggaaaagaatatcaacGCAAAAGTATTCCTTATTTACGTACAGCAATGTTCAGGTCATGAATTCATTCGTCCCCATTCACAACGATGTTTCAAATAGCAACAGTCATGTTCGTAAAAGCTCTCAAATGTCCACATATAATGCCGCTGAAGCTAGTAGAGCCTCTTTGATTGATACACAAAGTCAAGATAGTCAAAACACTATTAAGTTAAAACCTACATCTTTAATGGCAAAAGGTCCGATTGAAATATATCAGATATATACAGGGTTTGATAAGTTGAAGGAAAATATGGTACCTGATCAGAAACCTAGTAAAGCCAGTAGTCATGGTGGACATGTAGTAAATTATTTATCAATAGGAAGGCACGGCGATATTGTTCATCCAGTATTGCCCAAATTACAAATAACACGGCTGAATGGGGCAGGcttcaaatattttatcAGCTTTTATAATCCAGAAAGATACTGGGAAATCGAGTTTTTGCCTTTAACTAGTCAAACTCGATCAGAGCTCGAAAAAAGTGCgaaagcttttgaaaatgtcaTTAGCAAAATTTGCCAATTTTCCCATATTAATGAAGAAGCTACTATAGGGAACAATGAGTCCTTAAGCGATAAGTTTACAGTTTCTCATACTTTAAATATAGAGTCCCCTAATACTGAAATAtgtgatagtgatgatgatgaccTAAATTACTTGCTGgatgaggaagatgaaCACGATAGTGCAGAAAATAGCCTCTCGGCTATATCCAATACTTATTCAGATCTGTGTGGACAATTTCTCTGTCTCAGTGGCTCTACCAATACCGTATCAGTTTCAGTCAATGAAGCATTCAAAAATGCTATCAGGCGAACCGCTCCTGTGTTGAACATTCCAATAATGGCCCCAAGTACTCATTTGAAACagcaaaacaaaagatATAGTTCATATTCGTTTATCGACACCTCTGTATATTTGCTGGATAGGCATAGAAGGTTAGAGAGAAGGTCCATGTCTGGATTTGGTGATTTTTGA